The region GCCCCTTTGGAAACCTGTGTAGCCACCCCGGCCTCCTCCGACACGAGAAAAAGGGCATAGGCCTTGGAGCCGAAATTCTCGAAGCGCTCCACCAGGCTGCGGTCCGTGCGGCTGGCGTCGTGGAGAAGGATGGGGTAGAGGCCAAGGCTGCGCAGGTACTTCACCACGGGCTCGACGAACGAACAGCCGTGGCCGTGAACAACGTAGATTTTGATGCCGGTGCGCGCCATAGACGATATCCCCAGGGGCATTCCATACTAAACCGTGCAAAGCTGAAGCGCCAGTTTCCCATTCCCGCGATGGCTTCACAGCTCGAAACGGTCGCAACCCCGCCCCGGAGAGAGCGGATCGTCACGCCAGCGTCACCATCCTTTGAGCAGCCTCTCGCTATAGTCCTTGGTGTCTGTCCACACCTCGACGGAGAAAATCCACCATGTCCAAGAATCAATTGATGACGCTGGTCCTGTGCACCGGCAACTCCTGCCGCAGCCAGATGGCCGAAGCGTTCCTACGCAAGCACTCCCAAGGCCGCTTCCCAGTGGCCAGTGCCGGCACCGAGCCGGCGGATCAGGTCCACCCGCTCACCATCGAAGTGATGAAGGAAGTGGGCATCGACCTCAGCGAAAGCCAACCGAAGCACCTGCGGGAGTATCTGGGCAAGGTTCCAGTCCACACCATCATCATCGTCTGCGACGGCGCCTCCAAGAGTTGCCCGGCGGTGTGGCCGGGAGCCTTCCAGCGGCTCTTCTGGCCCTTCGACGACCCCGCCGCCTTCGAGGGCACGGAGGAGGAGACCCTGGCCGAGTTCCGCCGAGTCCGCGACCTCATCGACACAAAGACTCGGGAATGGGTCGAGTCCCGCGGCGACCTGGCTAGCTGAGGAAGCCGAGCTGCCATGCAGGAACCCTCCTTGGTCCGGCGCTCCCTGGCGGAGCTGATCGGGACCTACTGCCTGGTGCTGGCGGGCTGCGGTGCGGTGGTCGCCGATGCCGGCGGCGCCGGTCTCGGTACGGTGGGCATCTCCCTCACCTTCGGGCTGGTGGTGACGGTCATGGTGCTCTCCATCGGCCACGTCTCCGGCGCTCACATCAATCCCGCGGTGACCCTCGCCTTCGCCCTCTTCCGTCACTTCCCGCGGCGCGACGTACCCGCCTACCTGGTGGCGCAGATCCTTGGAGCCAGCGGTGCCGCGGCAACCTTGGCGGCCGTCTTCGGGCCCCAGGGAACCCTCGGCGCCACCCTCCCCGCCGGCGCTCCCGGCGCCAGCCTGCTGCTGGAGGTCTTGCTCACCGCCATCCTCATGTTCGTCATCACCTCGGTGGCCACCGACACCCGGGCGGTGGGCCAGATGGCCGGCCTGGCCATCGGCGCCACCGTCGCCGTCGGCGCCCTGTGGGGCGGCTCTACCAGCGGCGCCTCGATGAATCCGGCCCGTTCCTTCGGCCCGGCCCTGGTGAGCGGCGCCTGGGCCGACCACTGGCTGTACTGGCTCGGCCCCATCGTCGGCGCCTTCCTCGGCGCCGCGGTCTACGGCTTCCTCCGCGGCGGCCCTTCAGACTCCTCCTAGTCTCTACCTCTCCTTAGCCCCTCCAACCCCCTCAACCTGAGGTAGAGGTTCCGGTTCGAATCGAGCGAAGACCCCGAGGCGCCCGCCGCAGGCACGAGCAGGAGTGGAAAAACGCGCGGAACTGTCTGAGCGACAGCGAGTTTTCCGCGCGCCACTCCTGCTCGCCCGCCTGCGGTGGCCAGCAGTGCCGAGGCCTGAGCCGATTCGAACCGGGACCTCTACCGGCCCCGTAGAAGGACGGTCAGAGCTCGAATCCGGTGGTAGCATCGGCGGGATTTTCCGTGCCGACGAATACCGAAGAGTGCCGCAGAGAAGAGTCTCGTCTTGGAAGGAGCGAGTATGAAGCGTCGAGAGCTCATTCGTACCGCCGTAACCGCCGGCGCCGGAGCCTTGGTAGCGGGCTGCGCCGGACAACCGGGACAGAGTCCGGCGGTGCAGACGCGGCCCCAGATCCGGTGGCGCCTGGCGTCCAGCTTCCCGCGCTCCCTGGACACCATCTACGACGCCGCCGAGCTGCTCTCCCAGCGGCTAGAGGCCATGTCCGACGGCCGCTTCCAGGTCCGCCCCTACCCCGCCGGCGAGCTGGTGCCGGGGCTCCAAGTCCTCGACGCGGTGCAGCAGGGAACGGTCCAGGTCGGGCAAACGGCGAGCTACTACTTCACCGGCAAGAATCCCGCCCTGGCCTTCGACACCTGTGTCCCCTTCGGCCTCACCGCCCGCCAGCAGCTCGCCTGGCTGCGGGACAGCGGCGGCCTCGAGTTGATGCGCGAGGTCTTCGCCGACTTTGGGATCGTCAATTTCGTCGGAGGCAACACCGGAGTGCAGATGGGCGGTTGGTTCCGCCGCGAGATCGGCTCCGCCGCCGACCTCCAGGGACTGAAGATGCGCATCCCCGGCCTCGGCGGCGAGGTCATGAGCCGGCTGGGGGTGACGGTGCAGGTGCTGGCCGGCGGCGAGATCTTCCCGGCGCTGGAGCGTGGCGCCATCGACGCCACCGAGTGGGTCGGCCCCTACGACGACGAGAAGCTGGGTTTTCACAAAGTCGCCCAGTACTACTACTACCCCGGCTGGTGGGAACCCGGCCCCGCCCTCGCGTTCTTGGTCCACCAGAGCTCCTGGGACAAACTCCCTTCCTCCTACCAGGCCATGTTCGAGGCCGCCGCGGCGGAGGCCGCCACGGGAATGCTCTCGGCCTACGACCGGCAGAATCCCCCGGCTTTCGAGCGTCTGCTGGACGCCGGAGTCCAGCTCCGCCCCTTCCCTCAGGATCTCCTCCAGGCCGCCGAGGGCGCCACCCGGGAGATGCACCAGGAACAGATCAGCGCCGAGCCCGCCTACCGCAAGGTCTTCGAAGCCTGGGACACCTTCCGCCGCCAAAGCCACCGCTGGTTCGGCACCGCCGAGCTAGCCTACGCGGAATACGCGGCGCGAGGGTCCCAGGCTTGAAGAGCTCCGTCGTGAGGAGCTAGCTCTTGAAGAGCTTGTTGTCCACAGAGAACCGGCCCGGGCCGGTGGCGATGAACAGGATGGCGATCACCAGGTAGACCAGCGCCAGCTCGTAGGAGCCACCGCCGGTGGAAACAAACGGATCCCCCTTGATCACCGCGTGGAAATACACCGCCACCACCATGGTGCAGGCGATGCCGAAGGAGGCTAGAGCGGTGAGGGCGCCGAGGATCCAGAACAGCCCGCCGCCGAACTCGGCCAGAGCGGCCAGCGCCTGGAAGATCCCGGGGATGGCGGCGTCCGGTCCCATCCAGCTGAAGGGCTGCCGGATCTTGTCCCAGCCGTGGAACATGAACGCCAGGCCGGCGACAAAGCGAAGCAGCAAGAGCGCTACGTCCGTAAAGGTGGAGTGGGCGGGAGCGACGAAGAAACGTTTCAGGTTCAACGGGATTCTCCTTTTCGGGTCATTAGTTGACGCGTCAATCGTCTCACGATTTTTCCGTCTTGGCTACTCTCCCTTGTATCGCGGCGAGAGGATCTGCGGCGCAGACGAACGCTCAGCAGCATCTCCGGTACGCTCCGGTGGCTCTCAGGGGACCAAAGCCGTCACCAGCTCGGGGAAGAGAAAGAGCGCCGATAGACCGATGAGCTGGATCAGGATGAAGGGCAAGACCCCACGGTAAATGTCCGCCGTGCGCACCGAGGGCGGCGCCACGCCGCGGAGATAGAAGAGGGCGAAACCGAAGGGCGGGGTGAGGAAGGAGGTCTGAAGATTCATCCCGATCATCACCCCGAACCACACCATGTCGATGCCCAGCGCCTGGGCTGCCGGCGCCAGCAGCGGGATGATGATGAAGGCGATCTCGAAGAAGTCGAGAAAGAAGCCCAGCACGAAGATCGCCAGGTTGGCCACCAGCAGCAGCCCGATCTTGCCCCCGGGAAGACCGGTGAGCATGTCCTCGATCCAGAGGTCTCCATACAGCCCGCGGAAAACCAGCGTGAAGGCCGTCGAGCCGATGAGCAGGAAGACCACCATGGAGGTCAGGCGGGTGGTTTCGTCGAGCGTCGCCTTGAGCGCCGGTAGTGTCAGGCGCCGGTGGACCCCGGCGAGGAGCAGCGCCCCCACCGCCCCGAGGGCTCCGGCCTCGGTGGGAGTCGCCACGCCGGCGAAGATGCTCCCCAACACCAGAAGGATCAGCACCAGCGGCGGCACCAACACCTTGAACACTCGGCCCAGGAGCTCCGGCCCCAACCCCGGCTGCTCCTCCACCGGTAGTGCCGGCGCCGCCGCCGGCGCGAAGATCGCCACGCCGCCGACATAAGTGGCGTAAAGCCCCGCAAGCAAGAGCCCAGGCAACAGCGAGCCGAGGAAGAGATCTCCCACCGAAATCCCCAGCTGATCCGCCAAGACCACCAGCACCACGCTGGGGGGAATGATCTGCCCCAAAGTGCCGGCGGCGGTGATCACCCCGGCGGAGAGCCGCGGCGAGTACTGGTAGCGCAGCATCACCGGCAGCGAGATCAGCCCCATGGCCACCACCGAGGCTCCCACCACCCCGGTGGCGGCGGCGAGCAGCGCCCCGACGAAGACCACCGCCAGTGCCAGACCGCCGCGGGCGCGACCGAAGAGCTGCCCGATGGTCTTGAGCAGGTCTTCCGCCAGGCGGCTCTTCTCCAGCACCGTGCCCATGAAGATGAAGAACGGCACCGCCAACAAAATGTAGTTGGACATGATGCCGAAGATGCGCTCCGGCAAGGCGAAGAGCAGGGCCCAATCGAAATAGCCCGCCTCCACCCCGATGACCGCGAAGACCAGCGCCGTACCGCCTAGAGAGAAGGCCACCGGATAGCCGGAGAAGATCAGGCCGAAGGCGGCCAGGAACATCAGCGGTCCGAGGAGATCCGGGCTCATAGATGGGGCTCCCCACCGGAAGCCTCGCGGGAACCCGGAGCGGGACCGTCAGCCTCCTCCACCTCGAGGGTCGGTAGATCCCCGCGCAGCGCACCCACGCTGTGGATCACCTGCGCCAGCCCCTGCAACGCCAGCAAGGCGAAGGCCACCAGGATCACGCTCTTCAATGGATAGCGGGCCAGCCCTCCGGGATCCGGCGACTGCTCCCACACCGCCCACGAATTGCGCACCGACGGCCACGAGACCCACAGGGAAAACACACAAAACGGCAGCAGGAAGAGCACTCCCCCCAGCAGATCGATCCAGCTCCGGGCCTTGGCGGAGAGGCGGCCATAGATCACGTCCACCCGAACGTGAGAATCCCGCTTTAGCGTGTAGCCGGCGGCGAGGAGAAAGACCAGGCTGAACAAATACCACTGCAGCTCCAGCGCCGCGTTGGAGCTGAGGTTGATCCCCAGGAAACGGCCGCCATACCTCCCCACCGCATTCGCCGCTCCCACCAACACCATCGCCAACACCAACCACGACACCCCCCTCCCCAGCCGCTCGCTGAGTCGGTCGATGGCGTCTGCTAGGCGATACAGGCGGTGCATGCTCTCTCCATCGAGCCGGGAATCGAATTCCCATAGCTCACCTCCGCCTTGGAGGGGCTTCTTCCCGATTCGTTCTCGATCCTTGGGAGGGAGTCTAGCAGCCCAGGGTGAGAGTCAGGCGTCGGCCGGTGGCTCGAGCTCCTCGAGGGAAAGAAGGCCTTGTTTCAGCGCGCAAACCGCCGCCTGGGTTCTGTGCGAGAGCCCGAGTTTCGAGAGCAAGTTGCCCACGTGGCTCTTCACCGTCTCCTCGCCGACGTGGAGGCGGCCGGCGATCTGGCGGTTGGTCAAGCCGCTGGCCACCAGTCGCAGCACTTCCATCTCCCGGGGGGTGAGCTTCATGGTTTGGGGAGTGCTTCGCGCCAGATCCTCCACCACGGCTCCGGAGACCGAAGGGTCGAGCACCGTGCGACCTTCCGCAGCACCGCGGATCGCGGTCAGGAAGACCTCCGGCGTCGCATCCTTGCGCACATAGCCGACGGCACCGGCCCGGAGCGCTCCGATCACCCGAGCATCGTCGGTATGGGCGGTGAGGACCACCACCCGTAGCGCCGGCCAGCGCTCCACCAAGCGAGCAGTCGTCTCGACTCCGTCGATCCCGCCGGGCATCATCAGATCCATCACCACCACATCCGGCAGCCAGCTATCCATCTCTTCGAGGGCCTGCTCTCCGCTCCCGGCGACCCCGACCACCTCCAGGTCGGCGAAGGACTCCAGATATTGCTGCAGTCCCGTGCGCACCACCAGATGGTCGTCGACCAGCACGACTCGGGTCTTAGTCTTCATGTTCGACTCCTGGCTGCGCCCGGCGCTCCACCCATACGAGCGCCACGAAACCGAGGTACAAAGCAGAGGTCATCAAGCCTCCAGCCATAGCGATCATGAAGAGCTTCCACGAGTAGGCAGAGAAAATGATCGCTGTGCCCCCGACAGTTTGCAGTAACCAGGGCACCAACAGAACAAGACATTCGAGGGGACCACGCTGCACCCAACGGGGAAACGCGCTCCGGATCGCCCGGAACAGAGCTACCGTCGAGAGACCGGCGAGGGCCAAGCCGAGCGTCAGGGAGCCAAGAATCGCCCAAAGATCTTGACGCGCATCGGCCCACCAGAATTGGGGCGCCCACCAATAGGCTGCGGAGAGCAGGAGGAAGATCCTCAGACGGAAGGGAGTGCTGTCCCCGGGATCGGCGAATTTGTTTCTACGGCGCTTCCAGCGGTGCCACCCGAAGGAGATCACGGCAGCAGCGAGCAAGACGCAGAGGAGAGTCCCACTGAGCAGCCTTTCTTCATCGGCCCCATACAGAGATCTCGGAGTGATCCCCGGCAGCCAGGCGGCGCAAAGCCCCAGAAGGACCGCCGGAGAGAAGAAGCCCTCGGAACCGGAGGGGAGTACCGAACCTGCCTCCGCAGACTCGGCCTGCTCGCCCGCCAGAGACTCGACGGATGGTTCCTCGACAAACGGCACTTGCACCAGTAGCCGGGTGCCCTCACCCTCGGCGGAGCGAATCTTCAACACGCCCGAAAGGGCCTCCAGCCGTTCGCGCATCCCTTGCAGCCCGAAGCCGCCCTCGGCGGTCTCCACCTCGAAGCCTTGCCCATCGTCTTCCACCGCGAGGTACAAGGATTCATCCTCTTGCCACAAACGCACGGTTACCTGGCTGGCTCGAGCGTGACGGCTGACGTTGCTGAGCGCCTCCTGAGCGATGCGAAAGAGAGTCTGCTGGGTCGTCGGCGGCAGCTCCGATTCATCCGGCAGGCTGCCAAACTCGCAGTGCACCTTGGCCCCGCTGCGGTATTCCAAGGCCTCACACTGCTCCTTCAAGGCCTCCACCAAGCCGGTATTTGCCAGCGCTTCCGGGCGGAGCTGCAAGAGTAGAGCTTGCATCTCCACCATGGCCTGGTGAGCACAGGTTCTCACGTCCTCTAGGCTCTTCCGGGCTCCGGGCCGATCCGAGTCCCAGCGCGCGTCGGTCGCTGCGGCGCTCATCTTGATGCTGAAGATCTGCTGTTTGATGGAATCGTGGAGCTCGCGAGCCAGGCGGTTGCGCTCCTCGCTGGCGGCGGCCTCGGCGAGCTCCTGCAGCCAGAGATCCCGGATCGATCCCGAGCCGGTTTGGGTACCCGTGAAGCGGTTGACCGTGGAAAACAGACCGGCCGCCACCGGCGACTGAGGGCTGATCGGCGCCGGTTCGGGTTCGCCACGCAGGAAGCTCTCCAAAGCTTCTTGGATTCTCCGCAGATCTCGGCGTTGCCCCGCCGTGGTGATCCAGGCGACGGTCAAAGCCGCTACCCATGCGAGCCCCAAGAGCCAGCCAGGAAACCCCGCCCCCATACCGGATGAATCGGAACCAAACCAAGTCGCCCCCAAGACAAAGGCCGTCCCGAGAAAAGCTATGAGGGGAAAGAGGGCTGCAATCGTGGATGCATATCGCAACGGCAGCCCTTCCCAGAGGTTTCCCACAACCGTCTTCCCGGAACCTGAGGCGATCAGGCGGCGGATGAAGGTCATCCCGTTGAGAACTACC is a window of Acidobacteriota bacterium DNA encoding:
- a CDS encoding TRAP transporter substrate-binding protein, with the protein product MKRRELIRTAVTAGAGALVAGCAGQPGQSPAVQTRPQIRWRLASSFPRSLDTIYDAAELLSQRLEAMSDGRFQVRPYPAGELVPGLQVLDAVQQGTVQVGQTASYYFTGKNPALAFDTCVPFGLTARQQLAWLRDSGGLELMREVFADFGIVNFVGGNTGVQMGGWFRREIGSAADLQGLKMRIPGLGGEVMSRLGVTVQVLAGGEIFPALERGAIDATEWVGPYDDEKLGFHKVAQYYYYPGWWEPGPALAFLVHQSSWDKLPSSYQAMFEAAAAEAATGMLSAYDRQNPPAFERLLDAGVQLRPFPQDLLQAAEGATREMHQEQISAEPAYRKVFEAWDTFRRQSHRWFGTAELAYAEYAARGSQA
- a CDS encoding response regulator transcription factor, which produces MKTKTRVVLVDDHLVVRTGLQQYLESFADLEVVGVAGSGEQALEEMDSWLPDVVVMDLMMPGGIDGVETTARLVERWPALRVVVLTAHTDDARVIGALRAGAVGYVRKDATPEVFLTAIRGAAEGRTVLDPSVSGAVVEDLARSTPQTMKLTPREMEVLRLVASGLTNRQIAGRLHVGEETVKSHVGNLLSKLGLSHRTQAAVCALKQGLLSLEELEPPADA
- a CDS encoding MIP family channel protein; this translates as MQEPSLVRRSLAELIGTYCLVLAGCGAVVADAGGAGLGTVGISLTFGLVVTVMVLSIGHVSGAHINPAVTLAFALFRHFPRRDVPAYLVAQILGASGAAATLAAVFGPQGTLGATLPAGAPGASLLLEVLLTAILMFVITSVATDTRAVGQMAGLAIGATVAVGALWGGSTSGASMNPARSFGPALVSGAWADHWLYWLGPIVGAFLGAAVYGFLRGGPSDSS
- a CDS encoding DoxX family protein, which gives rise to MNLKRFFVAPAHSTFTDVALLLLRFVAGLAFMFHGWDKIRQPFSWMGPDAAIPGIFQALAALAEFGGGLFWILGALTALASFGIACTMVVAVYFHAVIKGDPFVSTGGGSYELALVYLVIAILFIATGPGRFSVDNKLFKS
- a CDS encoding sensor histidine kinase — translated: MTVAWITTAGQRRDLRRIQEALESFLRGEPEPAPISPQSPVAAGLFSTVNRFTGTQTGSGSIRDLWLQELAEAAASEERNRLARELHDSIKQQIFSIKMSAAATDARWDSDRPGARKSLEDVRTCAHQAMVEMQALLLQLRPEALANTGLVEALKEQCEALEYRSGAKVHCEFGSLPDESELPPTTQQTLFRIAQEALSNVSRHARASQVTVRLWQEDESLYLAVEDDGQGFEVETAEGGFGLQGMRERLEALSGVLKIRSAEGEGTRLLVQVPFVEEPSVESLAGEQAESAEAGSVLPSGSEGFFSPAVLLGLCAAWLPGITPRSLYGADEERLLSGTLLCVLLAAAVISFGWHRWKRRRNKFADPGDSTPFRLRIFLLLSAAYWWAPQFWWADARQDLWAILGSLTLGLALAGLSTVALFRAIRSAFPRWVQRGPLECLVLLVPWLLQTVGGTAIIFSAYSWKLFMIAMAGGLMTSALYLGFVALVWVERRAQPGVEHED
- a CDS encoding TRAP transporter large permease subunit, with product MSPDLLGPLMFLAAFGLIFSGYPVAFSLGGTALVFAVIGVEAGYFDWALLFALPERIFGIMSNYILLAVPFFIFMGTVLEKSRLAEDLLKTIGQLFGRARGGLALAVVFVGALLAAATGVVGASVVAMGLISLPVMLRYQYSPRLSAGVITAAGTLGQIIPPSVVLVVLADQLGISVGDLFLGSLLPGLLLAGLYATYVGGVAIFAPAAAPALPVEEQPGLGPELLGRVFKVLVPPLVLILLVLGSIFAGVATPTEAGALGAVGALLLAGVHRRLTLPALKATLDETTRLTSMVVFLLIGSTAFTLVFRGLYGDLWIEDMLTGLPGGKIGLLLVANLAIFVLGFFLDFFEIAFIIIPLLAPAAQALGIDMVWFGVMIGMNLQTSFLTPPFGFALFYLRGVAPPSVRTADIYRGVLPFILIQLIGLSALFLFPELVTALVP
- a CDS encoding arsenate reductase ArsC, giving the protein MSKNQLMTLVLCTGNSCRSQMAEAFLRKHSQGRFPVASAGTEPADQVHPLTIEVMKEVGIDLSESQPKHLREYLGKVPVHTIIIVCDGASKSCPAVWPGAFQRLFWPFDDPAAFEGTEEETLAEFRRVRDLIDTKTREWVESRGDLAS
- a CDS encoding TRAP transporter small permease subunit, with the protein product MHRLYRLADAIDRLSERLGRGVSWLVLAMVLVGAANAVGRYGGRFLGINLSSNAALELQWYLFSLVFLLAAGYTLKRDSHVRVDVIYGRLSAKARSWIDLLGGVLFLLPFCVFSLWVSWPSVRNSWAVWEQSPDPGGLARYPLKSVILVAFALLALQGLAQVIHSVGALRGDLPTLEVEEADGPAPGSREASGGEPHL